A stretch of the Geovibrio thiophilus genome encodes the following:
- a CDS encoding CHAD domain-containing protein, with translation MKKQIFVLASFAPAELSGFTGWSLRSEVIKGSAESGHILDTFDWLLWQADCVLFSSPSLLRLYRGGKTVSTEISLPPETYEDIPEGKLRDIVRISTSPRVLEAKAECALKTGYFSIINEDGKTVCRLGLTEISTDGFSCYFAELMPMKGYEKEAALVQAALEDQGGKETRKSPPVYALRKSGLKPGAYKTSAEADNIPDARTGDVLRDILLQLLNIMEQNEEGVTRGRDPEFLHDYRVALRRSRSAFSMFRGVFPPEEHSHFRERLSGLFALTSLSRDLDVYIKKIREYREILPEDMRDELLPVEKYLINSKKKEQGKLIALFGSEEYRSLKSDWRDFLTREIHTEQGERCVRDSAAEVIKNAYGKILKSGRRLHAGSPAGEIHRVRIGCKKLRYALEFFRPLFPEKAADTVTKKLKNLQDALGAHQDYEVQREKLLYYTEEAAKKLKNPLNLSVASGYLARYLDELQSAERDKCLELIEDFVSVKTRGLIREMLK, from the coding sequence TTGAAAAAACAGATATTTGTTCTTGCGTCTTTCGCTCCTGCCGAGTTAAGCGGCTTCACAGGCTGGAGCCTTCGCTCTGAAGTTATCAAGGGTTCTGCGGAATCCGGTCATATTCTCGATACTTTCGACTGGCTTCTCTGGCAGGCAGACTGTGTGCTGTTCTCCTCACCCTCTCTTCTCAGACTTTACAGAGGCGGAAAAACCGTCAGTACAGAAATATCATTACCACCCGAAACCTACGAAGACATACCCGAAGGGAAGCTCAGAGACATAGTAAGGATCAGCACCAGCCCCAGAGTTCTGGAGGCTAAGGCGGAGTGCGCCCTGAAAACCGGTTATTTCAGCATTATAAATGAAGACGGCAAGACAGTCTGCCGGCTGGGGCTCACTGAGATTTCAACGGACGGATTCTCCTGCTATTTTGCGGAACTTATGCCTATGAAGGGCTACGAAAAGGAAGCGGCGCTTGTGCAGGCAGCTCTGGAGGATCAGGGGGGCAAGGAAACCCGCAAGTCGCCTCCCGTTTATGCCTTGCGTAAATCAGGGTTGAAGCCCGGAGCATACAAAACTTCAGCCGAAGCGGACAATATTCCGGACGCCCGCACGGGGGATGTCCTGCGGGATATTCTTTTGCAGCTGCTTAATATAATGGAACAAAACGAGGAGGGGGTCACAAGGGGCAGAGACCCTGAGTTTCTTCATGATTACAGAGTGGCGCTGAGACGCAGCAGATCGGCTTTTTCAATGTTCAGGGGTGTTTTCCCGCCGGAGGAGCACTCGCACTTCCGTGAAAGGCTTTCGGGTTTGTTTGCCCTGACAAGTCTTTCACGGGATCTGGATGTGTATATAAAAAAGATACGGGAATACAGGGAAATTCTGCCGGAAGATATGCGGGACGAGCTTCTCCCTGTAGAGAAATATCTTATTAACTCCAAGAAAAAGGAGCAGGGGAAGCTCATTGCGCTTTTCGGTTCTGAGGAATACAGATCTCTGAAATCAGATTGGAGAGACTTTCTCACGCGGGAGATTCACACTGAGCAGGGGGAACGCTGCGTTCGGGATTCCGCTGCGGAAGTGATTAAAAACGCATACGGCAAAATACTTAAGAGCGGCAGACGGCTGCACGCCGGCAGCCCCGCCGGAGAGATACACAGAGTGCGCATCGGCTGCAAGAAGCTTCGCTACGCTCTGGAATTTTTCAGACCGCTTTTCCCCGAGAAGGCGGCGGATACCGTGACCAAAAAGCTGAAAAATCTTCAGGATGCCCTTGGTGCGCATCAGGATTATGAGGTTCAGCGGGAAAAACTGTTATACTATACTGAAGAGGCGGCAAAAAAGCTAAAAAACCCCCTGAATCTTTCAGTGGCTTCCGGCTACCTAGCCCGCTATCTGGATGAGCTCCAGAGTGCGGAACGGGATAAATGTCTGGAGCTGATAGAAGATTTTGTTTCCGTGAAGACACGCGGACTTATAAGGGAAATGCTTAAATAA
- a CDS encoding ParA family protein, translating into MKILAVYSIKGGVGKTAAAVNLAYCAARSGLRTLLWDFDPQAASTFYFRVKPKLNKSMKKAVQGKSDLEAEIKATDFDNLDIIPADFSCRNMDLFLDAADKPKKAVRDMFRSVSGEYDLAIADAPPGITLLSEGIMRASDVIAVPLIPTTLSLRTCEMLLDFLKENKMKDVTPALFFSMADRRKKIHREVMDGADFTEAKLLESYVPYSADVEKMGLHRAPVGVFSPKSKAALSYGNIWKEIVNIL; encoded by the coding sequence ATGAAAATACTGGCGGTTTACAGCATAAAAGGGGGCGTGGGCAAAACGGCAGCGGCGGTGAATCTGGCTTACTGCGCGGCACGCAGCGGGCTTCGGACGCTCCTCTGGGATTTTGACCCGCAGGCGGCTTCCACATTCTATTTCCGTGTGAAGCCGAAACTCAACAAAAGTATGAAGAAAGCGGTTCAGGGCAAAAGTGACCTTGAGGCGGAGATAAAAGCCACTGATTTTGATAATCTTGATATTATCCCCGCTGATTTCTCCTGCCGCAATATGGATCTGTTTCTGGATGCGGCAGACAAGCCGAAGAAGGCGGTGCGGGATATGTTCAGGAGCGTAAGCGGAGAATATGATCTTGCCATAGCCGATGCGCCTCCGGGAATCACTCTGCTTTCGGAGGGTATAATGAGAGCCTCGGACGTTATCGCCGTGCCTCTCATTCCTACTACGCTTTCACTCCGTACATGCGAAATGCTGCTTGATTTTCTGAAGGAAAATAAAATGAAGGATGTCACTCCGGCTCTGTTCTTCTCCATGGCGGACAGACGCAAGAAAATACACCGTGAGGTCATGGACGGAGCTGATTTCACGGAAGCGAAGCTCCTTGAAAGCTATGTTCCCTACTCCGCCGATGTGGAGAAAATGGGGCTCCACCGTGCGCCTGTGGGTGTGTTCAGCCCGAAAAGCAAAGCTGCGCTGAGCTACGGAAACATATGGAAGGAAATTGTAAATATTTTGTAA
- a CDS encoding O-antigen ligase family protein, whose protein sequence is MNYILTLTGLSQSVSISASQIMLGVMTVWSLWVIYKEGDLSIFRSRMFLLIAAVFISAALTAVFAPDLENKMKSVKNFWIMAYIPVSMFAVTSRDSLRTVTLSAVTGGIIAAVYGITEFYTSYDSLRHFNRADGFFSHPLTYGNSLVILITVSVFAVISKNITSRKEKLFHLSGASVMFAALLLSGSRGPMLSLIVTVCLMVVPLFGKKSLAIGAGVILVCAVALSFSDTLQERYSDFNKSEFTDSTTSFGTRIVLWETSLKIVRDNPVFGIGYGNFKKYVDKYNNEPLASKAHSHNSYLYQAVIYGLTGLAALLLLLGGIAQELIKASRKKIQYAYPVLAAFVTFLLCGLTEYNLGDSEVAMLMWLLAGSVMGVMFNGDSA, encoded by the coding sequence ATGAATTATATTCTTACTCTAACAGGTCTGTCACAGTCAGTTTCAATAAGCGCTTCGCAGATTATGCTGGGAGTTATGACTGTCTGGAGCTTATGGGTAATATACAAAGAAGGCGACTTATCAATATTCAGAAGCCGCATGTTTCTTCTCATTGCTGCTGTTTTTATCAGTGCGGCGCTTACTGCCGTATTTGCGCCCGATTTAGAAAATAAAATGAAATCTGTGAAAAATTTCTGGATAATGGCTTACATTCCTGTTTCCATGTTTGCTGTCACAAGCAGAGACAGTCTCAGAACAGTTACCCTCTCCGCGGTTACCGGCGGAATAATTGCCGCAGTATACGGCATCACAGAATTTTACACCTCCTACGACAGCCTCAGACATTTTAACAGAGCCGACGGTTTTTTCAGTCACCCTCTTACCTATGGCAACTCTCTCGTAATTCTCATCACTGTCTCTGTTTTCGCAGTTATCAGCAAAAATATAACAAGCAGAAAAGAAAAGCTCTTCCATCTTTCCGGTGCATCGGTGATGTTTGCCGCGCTCCTGCTTTCCGGTTCACGTGGTCCTATGCTCAGTCTGATAGTCACTGTCTGCCTAATGGTCGTTCCTCTGTTCGGGAAAAAAAGCTTAGCCATAGGAGCCGGTGTGATTTTGGTCTGCGCTGTTGCCTTGTCATTTAGTGATACACTTCAGGAAAGATACAGTGACTTCAATAAATCCGAATTCACTGACAGCACAACATCTTTCGGGACAAGAATTGTGCTTTGGGAAACATCACTGAAAATAGTCAGAGATAACCCTGTATTCGGCATCGGATACGGAAATTTCAAGAAATACGTGGACAAATATAATAATGAACCTCTTGCGTCAAAGGCGCATTCTCACAACTCTTACCTGTATCAGGCGGTCATTTACGGTTTAACAGGTCTTGCGGCTTTGCTGCTCCTGTTGGGCGGAATCGCACAGGAACTTATAAAGGCATCAAGAAAAAAAATACAGTATGCTTATCCGGTTCTTGCGGCTTTTGTAACTTTTCTTCTCTGCGGACTGACCGAATACAACTTGGGAGATTCGGAAGTGGCGATGCTGATGTGGCTTCTGGCGGGAAGCGTTATGGGGGTTATGTTTAACGGAGATTCCGCTTAA
- a CDS encoding putative manganese-dependent inorganic diphosphatase, with translation MPEIYVVGHKNPDTDSIASAYGYAKLKNRLDPENIYTAARCGNLNKQTRFIFDKFGITPPVFIKDVYPKVSDVMTRKVIAIDENEPVFGVIRNIDELKIRITPVVEGGNVFKGVVSIFELSDFLATKDVTTKPVFHFRAENFEKVIGGYSYVRGKKEEFKASVMIGAMPYDRFKARMEAQQSKEIVLIVGKRRDIIEYAVKSQLPAIILTGIKDESDVDLDFTGYEGWVFISELDTAETVRRLQLSIPTKAVMKTDIPSVDENDYLEEVKDKLLQIDHKGLPVLRDNRLIGIITRSDLIKKTQKGLILMDHNELSQAVDGAETALIHEIVDHHRLGTIKTKTPIHFFAKPVGSTCTLVYQQYIINGAEVDKDTACILLSGILSDTVILKSPTTTEEDKRAVKALSEIAGLNHEEYGVEIFSATDSLKTRDPQNIINTDFKIYEEYGVKVGISQVEVVTLQEMDEVKDTLLEAIMKSTSEKGLDWGMLLVTDIIMEKSILLTTGFEAAEKILAYNKSEDRCFDLPGVLSRKKQLLPEILRVLEELNG, from the coding sequence ATGCCCGAAATATACGTTGTGGGACACAAAAACCCCGATACTGATTCCATCGCTTCCGCATACGGATACGCAAAACTCAAAAACAGACTGGATCCCGAAAACATATACACCGCGGCGAGATGCGGAAACCTTAACAAACAGACAAGATTTATATTCGATAAATTCGGCATAACTCCCCCCGTCTTCATAAAGGATGTCTACCCTAAGGTCAGCGATGTTATGACGAGAAAGGTCATAGCAATAGACGAAAACGAGCCTGTTTTCGGCGTTATCAGAAACATTGACGAGCTCAAAATACGCATCACTCCCGTGGTTGAGGGCGGAAACGTTTTCAAAGGGGTGGTGAGTATATTCGAGCTTTCCGACTTTCTCGCCACGAAGGATGTGACCACGAAGCCAGTGTTCCATTTCAGGGCGGAAAACTTTGAGAAAGTCATCGGAGGATACAGCTATGTACGCGGCAAAAAAGAAGAGTTCAAGGCATCGGTGATGATAGGCGCCATGCCATATGACCGCTTCAAAGCCCGCATGGAAGCCCAGCAGTCAAAAGAGATTGTGCTTATAGTCGGCAAGCGCAGAGACATAATCGAATACGCGGTGAAAAGTCAGCTTCCCGCCATTATTCTCACAGGAATAAAGGATGAGAGCGATGTGGATCTTGACTTTACCGGATACGAAGGCTGGGTGTTCATCTCCGAACTGGACACGGCGGAAACCGTACGCCGTCTACAGCTCAGCATACCCACAAAGGCGGTAATGAAAACAGACATACCGTCAGTAGATGAGAACGATTATCTTGAAGAGGTTAAGGACAAGCTTCTTCAGATAGACCACAAGGGTCTGCCTGTTCTGAGGGACAACAGGCTTATAGGCATAATCACCCGCTCGGACCTGATCAAGAAAACCCAGAAAGGGCTTATCCTCATGGATCACAATGAACTTTCCCAAGCGGTGGACGGCGCTGAAACAGCCCTGATACACGAAATTGTAGACCACCACAGGCTTGGAACCATCAAAACCAAGACCCCCATCCATTTCTTCGCCAAGCCGGTGGGCAGCACATGCACCCTTGTTTACCAGCAGTACATAATAAACGGCGCCGAAGTGGACAAAGATACAGCCTGCATACTCCTTTCGGGGATCCTCTCCGACACGGTTATTCTCAAATCACCCACCACCACAGAGGAGGACAAAAGAGCTGTGAAGGCGTTATCCGAAATAGCGGGGCTCAACCATGAGGAATACGGGGTGGAAATATTCTCCGCCACTGACAGCCTCAAAACAAGAGACCCTCAGAATATAATCAACACCGACTTTAAAATATACGAGGAATACGGCGTTAAGGTCGGCATAAGTCAGGTTGAGGTTGTGACCCTTCAGGAGATGGACGAAGTTAAAGACACTCTCCTTGAGGCAATCATGAAAAGCACATCTGAAAAAGGGTTGGACTGGGGCATGCTCCTTGTCACCGACATAATAATGGAGAAGAGCATTCTTCTCACCACGGGCTTTGAGGCGGCTGAAAAAATTCTCGCTTACAACAAGTCCGAGGACAGATGCTTTGACCTGCCGGGGGTTCTCTCCAGAAAAAAACAGCTTCTGCCTGAGATACTGCGTGTGCTCGAAGAGCTGAACGGATAA
- a CDS encoding conjugal transfer protein TraF: MKKLIILLTILILPSALFAASLEYPSIVRSTKALGMGDAYYAMGEDQYTMFYNPAGLARIDKSRWSILNLQIGANENIQDNKNAYSDTDWDDEAEVADFLRDIIGDYQNFNGTFFPAYYRKNFSLGVFASAQVTGIARNKVFPELDTDAVIDYGVIGGISRSFMNDRLDVGASVILMNRQSLSETYSVADIASDDFDEIIEDDLEEGTGILANVGVIYNITPKDTANLRVGAAVNNIGTTGMGDAKDLETTLNLSVAYSPKFGPISTDFAADFRDVFQANEQDSDIAKRVNLGAQAKWKALALRTGLHQGYFTAGFGVDLRYVTLDYAYYQEELGAYAGQLEDERHVITLSLGF; encoded by the coding sequence ATGAAAAAATTAATTATTCTGTTAACGATACTTATACTTCCCTCGGCGCTGTTTGCGGCTTCTCTGGAGTACCCCTCCATAGTACGCTCCACAAAGGCTCTCGGTATGGGTGACGCATACTACGCAATGGGTGAGGATCAGTACACAATGTTCTACAACCCTGCGGGGCTTGCGAGAATAGACAAATCAAGGTGGAGCATTCTGAATCTTCAGATCGGCGCCAACGAGAACATTCAGGACAACAAAAACGCCTACAGCGATACAGACTGGGATGACGAAGCCGAAGTGGCTGATTTCCTCCGTGACATAATCGGTGATTATCAGAACTTCAACGGCACATTCTTCCCCGCTTATTACAGAAAGAATTTCTCTCTCGGCGTATTCGCCAGCGCTCAGGTTACGGGCATTGCCAGAAACAAAGTATTCCCCGAGCTTGATACTGACGCGGTTATCGACTACGGCGTGATCGGCGGCATTTCCCGTTCGTTCATGAACGACAGGCTCGATGTGGGCGCAAGTGTTATCCTCATGAACAGACAGAGCCTCAGTGAAACATACTCTGTCGCAGACATAGCGAGTGACGACTTTGATGAAATAATCGAAGACGACCTTGAGGAAGGAACGGGTATTCTGGCAAATGTGGGCGTTATCTATAACATCACCCCCAAGGACACCGCAAATCTCAGAGTGGGCGCCGCTGTGAACAACATAGGCACCACAGGCATGGGGGACGCGAAAGACCTTGAGACAACGCTTAATCTTTCAGTGGCTTACTCTCCCAAATTCGGTCCCATATCCACCGACTTCGCAGCGGACTTCAGAGACGTTTTTCAGGCAAATGAGCAGGACAGCGACATAGCTAAGAGAGTCAACCTCGGAGCACAGGCAAAATGGAAAGCCCTCGCACTGAGAACAGGTCTGCATCAGGGTTATTTCACCGCAGGCTTCGGCGTGGATCTGCGTTATGTAACCCTTGACTACGCTTACTATCAGGAAGAGCTCGGCGCATACGCAGGTCAGCTTGAGGACGAAAGACACGTCATCACACTGAGCTTGGGCTTTTAA
- a CDS encoding SixA phosphatase family protein, translated as MRQYFIRHAHAQERHEWEEDDMLRPLTAEGKRRMELAARRYFSMYPAPYHVVTSEAVRAMQTAEIVCGVTKGELVREPLLNPGADIACWLEAVKKLPGNTTTAFVGHEPDMTDFLSFYMAGSSMEIVLKKGSICHLENRHLVNLVQQKLLTD; from the coding sequence ATGAGGCAGTATTTTATCCGCCATGCTCACGCTCAGGAAAGGCATGAATGGGAGGAGGACGACATGCTCCGCCCGCTGACCGCAGAAGGGAAAAGGCGGATGGAGCTTGCCGCGCGAAGATATTTCTCCATGTATCCGGCTCCTTACCATGTTGTAACATCTGAGGCAGTACGGGCAATGCAGACTGCGGAAATAGTCTGCGGGGTTACCAAGGGTGAGCTTGTGCGGGAGCCTCTGCTGAACCCCGGGGCAGATATTGCCTGCTGGCTTGAGGCTGTTAAGAAGCTGCCCGGAAACACTACCACGGCATTTGTCGGGCATGAACCTGATATGACGGACTTTCTTTCGTTTTACATGGCAGGCAGCTCCATGGAAATTGTACTTAAGAAGGGCTCCATCTGCCATCTGGAAAACAGGCATCTTGTAAACCTTGTGCAGCAGAAACTGCTCACAGATTAG
- a CDS encoding SRPBCC family protein — translation MKLHTIIRKQVLPADINKTWDFFGDPSKLADITPPWLGFKVKTELPPETYAGMIVRYTITPFAGLPVQWITEITHAVKPCFFVDEQRFGPYRFWHHQHIFRETPEGTEMTDIVDYILPFGFLGEIAHSLYVRKKLDEIFAYRKEKLSTIFY, via the coding sequence TTGAAGCTTCATACTATTATCAGAAAACAGGTGCTCCCTGCGGACATAAACAAGACTTGGGATTTCTTCGGAGATCCGTCCAAACTGGCGGATATAACCCCTCCTTGGCTGGGCTTCAAGGTAAAAACCGAGCTTCCGCCGGAAACATACGCGGGGATGATTGTCCGCTACACCATAACCCCGTTTGCGGGGCTGCCCGTTCAGTGGATTACTGAAATCACGCACGCAGTGAAGCCCTGCTTTTTCGTGGACGAGCAAAGGTTCGGTCCATACAGATTCTGGCACCATCAGCACATATTCAGAGAAACGCCGGAAGGAACGGAGATGACAGATATTGTGGACTATATCCTCCCCTTCGGTTTCTTGGGAGAAATCGCCCATTCCCTGTACGTGAGGAAAAAACTGGATGAAATATTCGCTTACAGGAAAGAAAAACTGAGTACAATTTTTTACTGA
- a CDS encoding glycoside hydrolase family 3 protein, whose amino-acid sequence MMIKAFFVCLFTFSLSGMCLSADLSVMTGQMIMIGVKDTSPEGISLVKTQIAEGKIGGVVLYKYNIENPRQIRRFNNDLKKAAGNGSPVLFTAVDQEGGRVQRLVPEKGFGRYLSHQETAAKLTPEQAFEQYFKMASEAAAAGFNVNFAPSADLNVNPDSPIIGRLGRSFSADAGTAVVYAGEFVKAHNKAGIAASIKHFPGHGSAMSDSHLGFTDVTDTWTEKELEPFRLLIEKGLAPSVMTAHVFNAKIDPVYPATMSEKHLGILRERMGYDGVIFTDDLQMGAVRDNFPLEEVIVRAVQAGADVLVYSNFFFNDPDFPHKAADIIKKAVEDGRISIGSIERSYARILELKRNLR is encoded by the coding sequence ATGATGATTAAAGCTTTTTTCGTGTGTTTGTTCACTTTTTCTCTTTCCGGCATGTGCCTTTCCGCTGATCTTTCCGTCATGACGGGGCAGATGATCATGATCGGGGTCAAAGACACCTCCCCTGAGGGCATTTCTTTAGTTAAAACGCAGATAGCAGAGGGTAAAATCGGTGGTGTGGTGCTTTATAAATACAATATAGAAAACCCGCGCCAGATAAGACGATTTAACAATGATTTGAAAAAAGCGGCAGGAAACGGTTCACCCGTTCTCTTCACCGCAGTGGATCAGGAGGGGGGCAGGGTGCAGCGTCTGGTTCCTGAAAAAGGGTTCGGCAGATACCTGTCCCATCAGGAAACAGCAGCTAAGCTCACTCCGGAACAGGCCTTTGAGCAGTATTTTAAAATGGCTTCCGAAGCTGCGGCTGCGGGTTTTAATGTAAACTTCGCCCCGTCTGCGGATCTGAATGTCAATCCCGATTCGCCGATTATCGGCAGACTGGGCAGAAGCTTCTCAGCAGATGCCGGAACTGCCGTCGTATATGCGGGAGAGTTTGTGAAGGCGCATAATAAGGCGGGAATTGCCGCTTCAATAAAGCATTTTCCCGGACACGGCAGCGCTATGAGCGATTCGCATCTGGGATTTACTGATGTTACGGATACTTGGACAGAAAAAGAGCTTGAGCCGTTCCGCCTGCTCATTGAGAAAGGGCTTGCTCCGTCTGTCATGACGGCTCATGTGTTTAATGCCAAAATTGACCCTGTTTATCCGGCTACAATGTCGGAGAAGCACCTAGGCATTCTGAGAGAGCGGATGGGGTATGACGGAGTGATATTCACTGATGATCTTCAGATGGGCGCCGTGAGGGATAATTTTCCTCTTGAGGAGGTCATAGTCCGTGCTGTTCAGGCGGGTGCGGATGTTCTGGTTTATTCCAATTTCTTTTTCAATGATCCTGATTTTCCTCATAAGGCGGCTGATATTATAAAGAAAGCAGTGGAGGACGGACGGATAAGCATCGGCTCCATTGAGCGCTCATACGCGAGGATTCTGGAGCTTAAGCGGAATCTCCGTTAA
- a CDS encoding sigma 54-interacting transcriptional regulator gives MDILNMRINDLLKVDPDSKVIYFMNQRVLIDDSISKGLLRKELIQIFGKYGAKNVLTRYGYAHGWRTAEILKNKFPKLLNSASGGAHLHILFGLFITTMIEQTDGSGDEPLIHSIIKSSHEAEQHLLHFGRSDEPVCWTLTGFASGYESFKHGRDVYFIETKCVGKGDAYCEIEGRFADKWGDALKEQLPFYGMDSINDIMNELTDRICSTEKKLKKTQMHLQNLELKKHAVEGMVIRSKKMQDIVNLAERTAKVCSPVLIVGDSGAGKEVLARYIHNSSSCAACPFIAVNCGAFTDSLLESELFGHAKGAFTGADREHKGLFEEAEGGTLFLDEIGETSPSMQVKLLRVLQEKEIRRLGENKPRKINVRIISATNRCLETEIKNGSFRKDLYYRLRVIELNIPPLRARTEDILPLAHFFLKQASAEMKTDVTGFSPAAAEVLLNYDWPGNVRELQNAVQRAAALCESRLIGASDLPPEINAADAGGYENSSFRTLEDMERAAVEKTLVHVKGNRKLAADRLGIGVATLYRKLKQYGLQ, from the coding sequence ATGGATATTCTTAACATGCGAATCAATGACCTTTTAAAGGTGGATCCGGACAGCAAGGTGATCTACTTCATGAATCAGCGGGTGCTGATTGACGACAGCATATCCAAAGGACTGCTGCGGAAAGAACTTATACAGATTTTCGGCAAATACGGAGCGAAAAACGTTCTCACCCGCTACGGATACGCTCATGGCTGGCGAACCGCGGAAATACTGAAAAACAAATTTCCCAAGCTACTGAACAGTGCCAGCGGCGGTGCGCACCTGCATATCCTGTTCGGTCTCTTCATTACAACAATGATTGAGCAGACGGACGGAAGCGGTGATGAGCCGCTTATTCATTCCATAATTAAGAGCTCCCACGAGGCGGAGCAGCATCTCCTGCACTTCGGCAGGTCTGATGAACCTGTGTGCTGGACGCTGACAGGCTTTGCCAGCGGCTACGAATCGTTCAAGCACGGGCGTGATGTTTACTTTATCGAAACAAAATGCGTGGGAAAAGGAGATGCGTACTGTGAGATCGAGGGGCGCTTCGCCGATAAATGGGGGGATGCGCTCAAGGAGCAGCTTCCTTTTTACGGCATGGACTCCATAAACGATATTATGAACGAGCTCACCGACAGAATATGCAGCACGGAGAAAAAGCTCAAAAAAACCCAGATGCACCTTCAGAACCTTGAGCTTAAGAAACATGCCGTAGAAGGAATGGTGATACGCAGCAAGAAGATGCAGGATATTGTCAACCTTGCGGAGCGCACTGCTAAAGTGTGCTCTCCCGTTTTGATAGTCGGCGACAGCGGGGCGGGCAAGGAGGTTCTGGCACGTTATATACATAACAGTTCCTCCTGCGCGGCTTGTCCGTTTATCGCGGTAAACTGCGGAGCGTTTACCGACTCTCTGCTGGAAAGCGAGCTTTTCGGCCATGCCAAGGGCGCCTTCACCGGTGCAGACAGAGAGCACAAGGGGCTTTTTGAGGAGGCAGAAGGCGGTACTCTCTTTCTTGATGAAATAGGGGAGACCTCCCCGAGCATGCAGGTGAAGCTGCTGCGGGTTCTTCAGGAAAAGGAGATACGCAGGCTTGGGGAAAATAAACCCAGAAAAATAAATGTCAGAATAATTTCCGCGACAAACAGATGTCTTGAGACCGAGATAAAGAACGGCAGTTTCAGAAAGGATCTGTACTACAGGCTCAGGGTTATAGAGCTGAATATTCCGCCTCTGAGGGCTAGGACGGAGGACATACTTCCGCTCGCTCATTTTTTTCTGAAACAGGCCTCAGCGGAGATGAAAACCGATGTCACCGGATTTTCCCCCGCCGCAGCCGAAGTTCTGCTGAATTATGACTGGCCGGGGAATGTGCGGGAATTGCAGAATGCCGTCCAGAGGGCTGCCGCTTTGTGTGAATCAAGGCTTATCGGCGCCTCCGACCTTCCGCCGGAGATCAACGCCGCAGATGCCGGAGGTTATGAAAACTCTAGTTTCCGCACCCTTGAAGATATGGAGCGGGCGGCTGTGGAAAAAACACTCGTACATGTGAAGGGAAACAGGAAGCTTGCCGCCGACAGGCTGGGGATAGGCGTGGCTACTCTTTACCGGAAACTCAAGCAATACGGTCTGCAATAA